The DNA sequence taggggcggtaggtagcctagtggtcagagtgtaggggcggcaggtagcctagtggttagagtgtagatgcggcaggtagcctagtggttagagtgtagaggcggcaggtagcctagtggttagagtgtggatgcggcaggtagcctagtggttagagtgtagaggcggcaggtagcctagtggttagagtgtagaggcagtgGGGGGTAGGGCAGTGGGGGGTAGGAGGTAGGGCAGTGGGGGGCAGGAGTTAGGGCAGTGGGGGGTGGGAGTTAGGGCAGTGGGGGGTGGGAGGTAGGGCAGTGGGGGGTAGGGCAGTGGGGAGTAGGGCAGTGGGGAGTAGGGCAGTGTGGGGTAGGGCAGTGGGGGGGTAGGAGGTAGGGCAGTGGGGGGTAGGGCAGTGGGGGGTAGGGCAGTGTGGGGTAGGAGGTAGGGCAGTGGGGAGTAGGAGGTAGGGCAGTGGGGGGGTAGGGCAGTGGAGGGTAGGAGGTAGGGCAGTGTGGGGTAGGGCAGTGTGGTGTAGGTCAGTGGGAGGTAGGGCAGTGGGGAGTAGGAGGTAGGGCAGTGTGGGGTAGGAGGTAGGGCAGTGGGGGGTAGGGCAGTGGGGGGTAGGAGGTAGGGCAGTGTGGGTAGGAGGTAGGGCAGTGGGGGGTAGGAGGTAGGGCAGTGGGGGGTAGGAGGTAGGGCAGTGGGGGGGTAGGGCAGTGGGGGGTAGGACAGTGGGGAGTAGGGCAGCGGGAGGGGGTAGGGCAGTGGGGAGTAGGGCAGTGGGGGGTAGGGCAGTGGGGAGTAGGGCAGCGGGGGGGTAGGGCAGTGGGGAGTAGggcagcgggggggggggggggtagggcaGTGGGGGGGTAGGGCAGTGGTCGGTAGGGTAACAGATCATTTAGGTAGCCTGTATGATCACACTGTTTACCAAAATGATCTGTTACCAGTGTGttcaaacaggctacctaaaatTATctgttaccagtgtgatcatacagGCTACCTAAAACGATctgttaccagtgtgatcatacatGCTACCTAAAACGATCTGTTACCAGTATGATCATACAGGCTACCTAAAATGATctgttaccagtgtgatcataccgGCTACATAAAATGATatgttaccagtgtgatcatacagGCTACCTAACATGATctgttaccagtgtgatcatacagGCTACCTAACATGATctgttaccagtgtgatcatacagGCTACCTAAAACGATctgttaccagtgtgatcatacagGCTACCTAAAATTATatgttaccagtgtgatcatacagGCTACCTAAAACGATCTGTTACCAGTGCGATCATACAGGCTACCAAAAATGATctgttaccagtgtgatcatacagGCTACATAAAATGATctgttaccagtgtgatcatacagGCTACCTAAAACATTctgttaccagtgtgatcatacagGCTACCTAAAATGATCTGTTACCGGTGTGATCATACAGGCTACATAAAATGATctgttaccagtgtgatcatacagGCTACCTAACATGATctgttaccagtgtgatcatacatGTTACCTAAAATGATatgttaccagtgtgatcatacagGGTACCTAAAATGATctgttaccagtgtgatcatacagGCTACCTAAAATGATCTGTTACCAGTGTGGACATACAGACTACCTAAAATGATctgttaccagtgtgatcatacagGCTACCTAAACGATctgttaccagtgtgatcatacagGCTACCTAAAACAATctgttaccagtgtgatcatacagGCTACATAAAATGATctgttaccagtgtgatcatacagGCTACCTAGCATGATCTGTTACCAGTGTGATCGTACAGGCTACCTAGCATGATCTGTTACCAGTGTGATCGTACAGGCTACCTAAAATGATctgttaccagtgtgatcatacagGCTACCTAAAATGATCTGCTGCCAGTGTGATCATACAGGCTACCTAAAACGATctgttaccagtgtgatcatacagGCTACCTAAAACGATctgttaccagtgtgatcatacagGCTACCTAAAATGATctgttaccagtgtgatcatacagACTACCTAGAATGATCTGTTACCTGCGTGATCATACATGCTACCTAAATGATctgttaccagtgtgatcatacagGCTACCTAAAACGATctgttaccagtgtgatcatacagGCGACCTAAACGATCTGTTACCAGTGTGGACATACAGGCCACCTAAAACGATctgttaccagtgtgatcatacatGCTACCTAAAACGATCTGTTACCAGTATGATCATACAGGCTACCTAAAATGATctgttaccagtgtgatcataccgGCCACATAAAATGATatgttaccagtgtgatcatacagGCTACCTAACATGATctgttaccagtgtgatcatacagGCTACCTAAAATGATctgttaccagtgtgatcatacagGCTACCTAAAATGATctgttaccagtgtgatcatacagGCTACCTAAAATGATATGTTACCGGTGTGATCATACAGGCTACCTAAAATGATatgttaccagtgtgatcatacagGCTACCTACAATGATCTGTTACCAGTGTGGACATACAGGCTACCTAAAATGATctgttaccagtgtgatcatacagGCTACCTAAAATGATCttttaccagtgtgatcatacagGCTACCTAAAATGATctgttaccagtgtgatcatacagGCTACATACAATGATctgttaccagtgtgatcatacagGCTACATACAATGATctgttaccagtgtgatcatacagGCTACCTGCAATGATCTGTTACCAGTGTGATCACACAGGCTACCTAAAATGATCTGTTACCAGTGTGATCAGACAGGCTACATACAATGATctgttaccagtgtgatcatacagGCTACCTACAATTTTGAAAGGTTAATGTTTTAATAGGTtaatgttttgttcagtaatttTTTAAGCAAATCTCAGAAAGTGATTTTCACTGACAacgtgatcttgactcagaaaaggttggtgatcACTGGTGTACGGTCTAGGGGTCCATTTAGGATTGGTGACCACTGGTGTACGGTCTAGGGGCCCATTTAGGATTGGTGACCACTGGTGTACGGTCTAGGGGCCCATTTAGGATTGGTGACCACTGGTGTACGGTCTAGGGGCCCATTTAGGATTGGTGATCACTGGTGTACGGTCTAGGGGCCCATTTAGGATTGGTGACCACTGGTGTACGGTCTAAGGGCCCATTTAGGATTGGTGACCACTGGTGTACGGTCTAGGGGTCCATTTAGGATTGGTGACCACTGGTGTACGGTCTAGGGGTCCATTTAGGATTGGTGACCACTGGTGTACGGTCTAGGGGCCCATTTAGGATTGGTGATCACTGGTGTAAGGTCTAGGGGCCCATTTAGGATTGGTGACCACTGGTGTACGGTCTAGAGGCCCATTTAGGATTGGTGATCACTGGTGTACGGTCTAGGGGCCCATTTAGGATTGGTGACCACTGGTGTACGGTCTAGGGGTCCATTTAGGATTGGTGACCACTGGTGTACGGTCTAGGGGCCCATTTAGGATTGGTGACCACTGGTGTACGGTCTAGGGGCCCATTTAGGATTGGTGACCACTGGTGTACGGTCTAGGGGTCCATTTAGGATTGGTGACCACTGGTGTACGGTCTAGGGGCCCATTTAGGATTGGTGATCACTGGTGTACGCTCTAGGGGTCCATTTAGGATTGGTGACCACTGGTGTACGGTCTAGGGGCCATTTAGGATTGGTGATCACTGGTGTATGCTCTAGGGGTCCATTTAGGATTGGTGACCACTGGTGTACAGTCTAGGGGTCCATTTAGGATTGGTGACCACTGGTGTACGGTCTAGGGGCCCATTTAGGATTGGTGACCACTGGTGTACGGTCTAGGGGCCCATTTAGGATTGGTGACCACTGGTGTACGGTCTAGGGGTCCATTTAGGATTGGTGACCACTGGTGTACGGTCTAGGGGTCCATTTAGGATTGGTGACCACTGGTGTACGGTCTAGGGGCCCATTTAGGATTGGTGACCACTGGTGTACGGTCTAGGGGCCCATTTAGGATTGGTGACCACTGGTGTACGGTCTAGGGGTCCATTTAGGATTGGTGACCACTGGTGTACGGTCTAGGGGCCCATTTAGGATTGGTGACCACTGGTGTACGGTCTAGGGGCCCATTTAGGATTGGGCCATTGTGTTGGAACAGCATTTTGAGCAAatatgagagaggagaagaaagaggccAGGAGGAGATAAAATGATTACAGCTTTCAAAATGATCAATAACAACACAATAAGATGATCAATAACAACACAATCAGATGATCAATAACAACACAATCAGATGATCAATAACAACACAATCAGATGATCAATAACAACACAATCAGATGATCAATAACAACACAATCAGATGATCAATAACAACACAATCAGATGATCAATAACAACACAATCAGATGATCAATAACAACAGTAAAAGATGATCAATAACAACACAATCAGATGATCAATAACAACAGTAAAAGATGATCAATAACAACACAATCAGATGATCAATAACAACATTAAACGACTATCACTAACAACATTAAACGATGATCAATAACAACATTAAACGATGATCAATAACAACATAATAAGATGATCAATAACAACACAATCAGATGATCAATAACAACACAATCAGATGATCAATAACAACACAATCAGATGATCAATAACAACAGTAAAATATGATCAATAACAACACAATCAGATGATCAATAACAACATTAAACGATGATCAATAACAACATAATAAGATGATCAATAACAACATTAAACGATAATCAATAACAACATTAAACGATGATCAATAACAACACAATCAGATAATCAATAACAACATTAAACGATAATCAATGACAACATTAAACGATAATGAATAACAACATTaaacaataatcaataacaacaCAATCAGATGATCAATAACATCACATTGGAATCACTTCCAAATACATACAGAAATCCCTCACAtgcatcactctctctcttgtgtgtgtgtgcgagcgtgcgtatgtgcgtgcgtgcgtgcgtgtgtgtgtgtgtgtgtgtgcgtgttgttgtctaactgggTAATAGACTTGACATCATTAGCTGTCTGTTTTTAAAAGCCACTTTGGGTCTCTGATCTCAAGAGGACTTTAGGTCAGAACAGACTGtccataaatatgggttgtatttacaatggtgtttgttcttcactggttgcccttttcttgtggcaacaggtcacaaatctcactgctgtgatgcacactgtggaatttcacccagtagatatgggagtttatcaaaattggatttgttttcgaattatttgtggatctgtgtaatctgagggaaatatgtgtctataATATGGTCAGACctttgacaggaggttaggaagtgcagctcaggttCCACCTCATTTAGTGGCAGCTGTCTGCCTACggaggcctttctcaatagcaagactcactgagtctgtacatagtcaatgctttccttaagtttgggtcagtcacagtggtcaggtattctgctctGTCTACAGAGAgctttctagtttgctctgtctttggttaattctttccaaggtgtcaagtaattatctttttgttttctcatgatttgtttgggtctaattgctctgtggggtctgtttgtgtttgtgaacagagccccagaataagctctctccctcctgtctttctctttctctttctctttctctttctcttctctttctctttctctttctctttctctttctctttctctttctctttctctttctctttctctttctctttctctctctctctctctctctccctctctccctctcctctctccctctctctctcttctctcctctctctctctctctcctctccccctctctcctctctctctctctctctctctctctctctctcctcagtcgtGTTCTAATTCAGTAGAGATCTCTCCTCTTTCAGAGCCAGTCTAAATGAGAGATGACATTTCATCTGTGTTCCGATCAATCCCTtcgcccaggtgtgtgtgtgtctgtgtgtctcacctgtgtgtgtgtgtgtgtgtgtgtgtgtgtgtgtatatatatatgtgtgtgtgtgtctcaccctggGAAATTAATAAACAGAGGGATAAACAAATAGACACAaacagggtcacacacacacacacacacacacacacacaccacacacacacacacacacacacacacacacacacacacacacacacacacacacacacacacacacacacacacacacacacacacaggtgagacacacagggacacacacacagggacacacacacacacacatacacacacacacatacacacatacacacacacatacagacacacacacagacacacagtgtgaACTATGGGCACTgggtaaaagtagtgcactacttagggaatagggaaccatggGACAGGGGCCAAGACGCCTGCTTTTACCACAGAGCTACTCTCCTTATTGTAGTCCAAACTACAGCACatcagggagaggggggagaaggggtggggagagggaggggaggagggggaggggagagggggggggaggacagaggggggagaaggggtggggagagggaggggagagggggaggggagaggggggagaagggggaaggggggggagggggggagggaggacatagggggagggggagggagacagagggggagaaggggtggGGAGGGTGGTGTGACATTTTCAGATTAAGCACGTTTCAAACACAACCGTTCTTATATCTCcacttctctttcctctcctccccctctccctttctcctccccctctccctttctcctcccctctccctttctcctcccctctccctttctccttccccctctccctatctcccccccctctccccttcccctcccctctcctt is a window from the Oncorhynchus kisutch isolate 150728-3 unplaced genomic scaffold, Okis_V2 Okis06b-Okis10b_hom, whole genome shotgun sequence genome containing:
- the LOC116359891 gene encoding extensin-like produces the protein MICYPTDHCPTPPLPYPPPPPLPYSPLPYPPAALLPTALPPTALLPTALPPPAALLPTVLPPTALPPHCPTSYPPLPYLLPPTALPPTHTALPPTPHCPTPHCPTSYPTLPYLLLPTALPPTDLHHTALPHTALPPTLHCPTPPLPYLLLPTALPPTPHCPTPHCPTPHCPTSYPPTALPHTALLPTALLPTALPPTALPPTPHCPNSHPPLP